Proteins co-encoded in one Tachysurus fulvidraco isolate hzauxx_2018 chromosome 17, HZAU_PFXX_2.0, whole genome shotgun sequence genomic window:
- the adra1bb gene encoding adrenoceptor alpha 1Bb translates to MTAENDSYGLYNSTGCNGTGAQHPPVHLSRALPLAIVLGTFIVFAAVGNAMVVASVLRDRRLRAPTHWLIANLAAADLLLSVAVLPVSSAHEILERWAFGSVFCDVWAALDVLCCTASILSLCVISVDRYVGVSRPLAYSRIVTRRRAALAALSVWLASLLISVGPLLGWKQARSPDDTACDITEEPYYALFSSLASFYIPLAVILAMYCRVYIVAKRTSRSLELGVRKERINSTDVTLRIHQCSRSREDSAQHQRSALSVTVLKFSREKKAAKTVGVLVGAFTVCWLPFFITLPIVSFNTDLRPPKSVFKFVFWLGYFNSCVNPVIYPCYSREFRRAFARILRCRRRGSVWRTFPPHGTSSCQNRKDSRDSMENFGSYVYGSQRTLSFSSPCPSPAFHSKSPFPFPDQGHFHPRSRNNSVFAESLTTDHPLEPVREDTLQDNGQINPINAETFSDGETKDQSSSREHCS, encoded by the exons ATGACTGCCGAAAATGACTCGTACGGGCTCTATAACTCGACCGGGTGTAACGGGACCGGGGCGCAGCACCCGCCCGTGCACCTCTCTCGCGCGCTGCCACTGGCAATAGTCCTGGGGACGTTCATCGTCTTCGCGGCGGTCGGTAACGCAATGGTCGTGGCGTCCGTGCTGCGTGACAGGCGCCTGCGCGCACCCACACACTGGCTCATTGCAAACCTGGCGGCGGCGGACCTCCTGCTAAGCGTCGCCGTGCTCCCGGTGTCTTCAGCGCACGAGATCCTTGAACGCTGGGCGTTTGGGAGCGTTTTCTGCGACGTGTGGGCCGCGCTGGACGTCTTGTGCTGCACGGCGTCCATCCTGAGCCTGTGCGTCATCTCAGTGGACCGGTACGTCGGCGTGAGCCGTCCGCTTGCTTACTCGCGCATCGTGACGCGCCGCCGCGCCGCGCTCGCCGCGCTCTCAGTATGGCTTGCCTCCCTGCTCATCTCCGTGGGTCCGCTGCTGGGATGGAAGCAGGCGCGCTCGCCGGACGACACCGCTTGTGACATCACTGAGGAGCCTTACTACGCGCTCTTCTCCTCGCTCGCGTCCTTCTACATCCCGCTAGCCGTCATCCTCGCCATGTACTGCCGGGTCTACATTGTAGCTAAACGTACGAGTCGGAGTTTGGAGCTGGGCGTCCGGAAAGAGAGAATAAACTCCACGGACGTCACGTTGAGGATCCATCAGTGCTCCAGGTCGCGCGAGGACTCGGCGCAGCACCAAAGGAGCGCACTTTCGGTCACGGTCCTGAAATTCTCCCGGGAAAAGAAGGCAGCCAAAACGGTAGGAGTTCTGGTCGGAGCGTTCACCGTGTGCTGGCTGCCGTTCTTCATCACCTTACCCATCG TCTCCTTCAACACTGACCTACGTCCTCCAAAATCCGTCTTTAAATTCGTCTTCTGGCTCGGTTACTTCAACAGCTGCGTGAACCCCGTCATCTACCCGTGTTACAGCCGTGAGTTCCGCAGGGCGTTTGCTCGAATCCTGCGCTGTCGGAGACGTGGCTCGGTGTGGAGGACGTTTCCTCCTCACGGCACCTCGTCCTGCCAGAACAGGAAAGACTCCAGAGACTccatggagaactttggcagctACGTGTATGGCAGCCAGAGGACGCTGTCCTTCTCCAGCCCGTGTCCCAGTCCTGCTTTTCATAGCAAGAGTCCATTTCCGTTCCCAGACCAGGGACACTTTCACCCACGGAGCAGGAACAACTCGGTTTTTGCGGAGAGCCTTACAACAGATCATCCTCTGGAGCCCGTTAGGGAGGACACGCTGCAGGACAACGGACAAATAAATCCCATAAACGCGGAGACGTTCTCGGACGGCGAGACGAAAGATCAGTCGAGCAGCAGAGAACATTGTTCTTAA